One region of Triticum aestivum cultivar Chinese Spring chromosome 6B, IWGSC CS RefSeq v2.1, whole genome shotgun sequence genomic DNA includes:
- the LOC123138617 gene encoding putative protein FAR1-RELATED SEQUENCE 10 yields the protein MDNRYAALDDKVGWVTRNRRVAVPDERATSADRVTALETALTGFAERKTDTVVTPSVGLTFDSINEAYDFYNLYSWETGFGIRYAKSRTNVKGTRCMQEFVCCCSGKPKEANSTPSRCQCQAMIRLLRTEDNGWYINEFRSNHNHQMLNTCAEKLHFPSHRHIDKYTRELVSQLRENNVNLSKVYSILATFFGRVENVPFTKRCLRTLCGKLSREQADDDVRKTMAIFSEMKVQDSEFTYNVQVVKKVEYALSCGRMGVAKSSTTILAMW from the exons ATGGATAATAGATACGCGGCCCTTGATGACAAAGTCGGGTGGGTTACAAG GAACAGGAGGGTTGCAGTGCCAGACGAGAGAGCAACAAGTGCTGACAGGGTGACAGCCCTGGAAACAGCACTGACAGGATTTGCTGAAAGGAAAACAGACACCGTAGTGACGCCATCAGTTGGACTGACGTTCGATTCTATAAACGAGGCCTACGATTTTTACAATCTTTATTCCTGGGAGACAGGGTTTGGCATCAGATACGCAAAGAGCAGAACCAATGTAAAAGGCACGAGATGCATGCAGGAGTTCGTGTGTTGCTGCTCG GGCAAGCCAAAAGAGGCGAACTCAACACCATCACGTTGTCAATGCCAAGCTATGATAAGACTTTTGCGGACAGAGGACAATGGATGGTACATCAACGAATTCAGGTCAAACCACAATCACCAGATGTTAAACACATGTGCTGAGAAGCTGCATTTCCCTTCGCATAGGCATATTGACAAATATACAAGAGAGCTAGTATCTCAGCTTAGAGAGAACAATGTGAACCTGAGCAAAGTTTACAGCATTCTTGCAACTTTTTTTGGGAGGGTTGAAAATGTGCCATTCACCAAAAGGTGCCTGAGGACACTGTGTGGCAAGCTGAGCAGGGAGCAGGCCGACGACGATGTACGGAAGACGATGGCAATTTTTTCAGAGATGAAAGTACAAGACAGCGAGTTCACCTACAATGTTCAGGTGGTGAAGAAAGTAGAATACGCACTCTCATGTGGACGAATGGGCGTAGCAAAAAGCAGTACCACCATTTTGGCGATGTGGTGA